From a region of the Methanolobus tindarius DSM 2278 genome:
- a CDS encoding deoxyuridine 5'-triphosphate nucleotidohydrolase — protein MTLLSRNELRELINSEPPLVENMIDTETQLQPNSVELTLKGIETYTSSGAVDFDNSERETPSTKPVEFDEKDWAHLEPGVYKITFNEIVNIPLDRAAIARPRSTLLRCGANIGTAVWDSGYRGRSESMLVVYNPHGFRLKRNARVMQLIFFDLHSKLSEGYNGKYQHENL, from the coding sequence ATGACCCTATTATCCAGAAACGAACTCAGGGAATTGATAAACAGCGAACCGCCACTTGTTGAGAACATGATAGATACTGAAACTCAACTGCAACCAAACAGTGTTGAACTGACCCTCAAAGGTATCGAGACATACACAAGTTCCGGTGCAGTTGACTTTGATAATAGTGAAAGAGAAACACCTTCTACAAAACCAGTGGAATTTGATGAGAAAGACTGGGCACACCTGGAACCCGGAGTATACAAAATTACATTCAACGAAATAGTCAACATTCCTCTTGACAGGGCTGCCATTGCAAGACCAAGATCCACATTACTCAGATGCGGAGCAAATATAGGAACTGCAGTATGGGATTCCGGCTACAGAGGAAGAAGTGAATCCATGCTTGTTGTTTACAATCCTCATGGATTCAGGCTGAAAAGAAATGCACGTGTAATGCAACTGATATTTTTTGACCTGCACAGCAAACTTTCAGAAGGGTACAACGGAAAGTACCAACATGAGAACCTGTGA
- a CDS encoding bifunctional 5,6,7,8-tetrahydromethanopterin hydro-lyase/3-hexulose-6-phosphate synthase, producing the protein MLLIGEALIGEEPELAHVDLMIGNKDGPVGQAFANGLTQLSAGHTPLLSVVRPNLPTKPATLIVPKVTVKNMGQAAQIFGPAQAAVAKAVADALEEGTFGDLDIEDLVVVASVFIHPEAKDYNRIYRYNYGATKLAVKRAVDGFPDIDTVLKEKDRMGHAIMGFKVSRLWNPPYLQVALDNPNLPVIQNIVKQIPKSDHVILEAGTPLIKRYGVDVITKLREIRPDAFIVADLKTLDTGNLEARMVADATADAIVVSALAPIATMNKAIEEAHKTGIYAIMDTLNCDDPVAVLKQLDVLPDVVELHRGIDIEETEHAWGNIDAIKALSPKILVAVAGGVRINTMPQALKAGADVLVVGRAITNAKDVRQVAEKFIEGLNNPEIDQFRVMTDF; encoded by the coding sequence ATGTTATTAATCGGAGAAGCATTAATCGGCGAGGAACCAGAACTCGCACACGTAGACCTCATGATCGGAAACAAAGACGGTCCTGTTGGTCAGGCATTCGCAAATGGTTTAACACAGCTTTCAGCAGGTCACACACCTCTGCTTTCAGTTGTCCGTCCAAACCTTCCAACCAAACCTGCAACACTTATCGTACCTAAAGTAACTGTAAAGAACATGGGCCAGGCAGCTCAGATCTTCGGTCCTGCACAGGCAGCTGTTGCAAAGGCTGTTGCAGATGCTCTTGAAGAGGGAACATTCGGTGACCTTGACATTGAGGATCTTGTAGTAGTTGCAAGTGTTTTCATCCACCCTGAAGCAAAGGACTACAACAGAATCTACAGATACAACTACGGAGCTACAAAGTTGGCAGTTAAGCGCGCAGTAGATGGCTTCCCGGACATCGACACAGTACTCAAGGAGAAGGACAGAATGGGACACGCAATCATGGGGTTCAAGGTATCCAGACTCTGGAACCCACCATACCTTCAGGTTGCACTTGACAATCCAAACCTTCCTGTTATCCAGAACATTGTTAAGCAGATTCCTAAGAGTGACCACGTCATCCTTGAAGCAGGTACACCTCTTATCAAGCGCTATGGTGTTGACGTAATCACCAAGCTCAGGGAAATCCGCCCAGATGCATTTATCGTAGCTGACCTTAAGACCCTGGACACAGGAAACCTCGAGGCACGTATGGTAGCAGACGCAACAGCAGACGCAATTGTCGTCTCCGCACTTGCACCAATTGCAACCATGAACAAGGCAATTGAGGAAGCTCACAAGACTGGTATCTATGCTATCATGGACACTCTCAACTGTGACGACCCTGTAGCAGTGCTCAAACAGCTCGATGTACTTCCTGATGTAGTAGAACTTCACCGTGGAATCGACATTGAGGAAACAGAGCATGCATGGGGTAACATCGATGCTATCAAGGCACTCTCACCAAAGATCCTGGTGGCAGTTGCTGGTGGTGTACGTATCAACACAATGCCACAGGCACTTAAGGCAGGCGCAGATGTCCTTGTAGTTGGAAGAGCAATCACCAATGCAAAGGATGTAAGGCAGGTTGCAGAGAAATTCATTGAAGGTCTTAACAACCCTGAAATCGACCAGTTCAGAGTTATGACCGATTTCTAA
- a CDS encoding 2-amino-3,7-dideoxy-D-threo-hept-6-ulosonate synthase gives MSEIGKSVRMERIFDRNTKNAIIIPMDHGVGAGPIKGIIDLPAAVNKVADGGANAVLGHMGLPKHGHRGYGRDIGLIIHLSASTSLGPDPNHKVIVTDIEEAIKVGADAVSIHVNVGADDEAQMLQDMGHVARKCDEWGMPLLAMLYPRGPKVTSEHDVEYVKHAARIGAELGADIVKTNYTGDIDTFKEVVSGCPVPIVVAGGPRMDTEQQLLEMVYDSLQAGGKGVAIGRNVFQSDDPTKLVSHISRIVHGGMTPEEVLKE, from the coding sequence ATGAGTGAAATAGGCAAATCTGTCAGGATGGAAAGGATCTTCGATCGAAATACAAAGAATGCAATTATCATTCCAATGGACCATGGTGTGGGTGCAGGGCCTATAAAAGGAATTATTGACCTGCCTGCTGCTGTGAACAAAGTTGCAGACGGCGGAGCAAACGCAGTTCTCGGACATATGGGACTTCCAAAACACGGCCACCGTGGATATGGAAGAGACATTGGACTTATTATACACCTCTCAGCTTCAACATCCCTGGGACCTGACCCAAACCACAAGGTCATTGTCACAGACATCGAGGAAGCTATCAAAGTCGGTGCTGATGCAGTATCAATCCATGTAAATGTTGGGGCTGATGACGAGGCACAGATGCTTCAGGACATGGGACATGTTGCCCGAAAATGCGATGAATGGGGAATGCCTCTGCTTGCAATGTTGTATCCAAGAGGACCTAAAGTAACCTCCGAACATGATGTTGAGTATGTAAAGCATGCAGCAAGGATCGGAGCGGAACTTGGAGCAGATATTGTCAAGACAAATTATACCGGTGATATTGATACATTCAAGGAAGTTGTCAGCGGATGTCCTGTACCTATTGTAGTTGCAGGCGGTCCCAGAATGGATACTGAACAACAGCTCCTGGAAATGGTTTATGACTCACTCCAGGCCGGAGGAAAAGGAGTAGCTATCGGAAGAAACGTATTCCAGTCAGATGACCCTACAAAACTGGTGTCACACATATCCAGGATTGTACATGGTGGAATGACCCCGGAAGAAGTGCTCAAAGAATAA
- a CDS encoding ISL3 family transposase produces MDDKELIQLALGLSSPWYVKDINLNVSKKRMDIYLDFTRGTKFPCPVCNKLCDLHDTKERVWRHLDFFHHETYIHARVPRTKCDGDDVKLVEVPWTRQNTGFTLFFEALIVAMSKEMSVSSIAELINIHENSVWIILAHYVEEARSRMDLSKLDTIGVDEISVKKGHSYVTLFYDLKESRVIHIENGKKKSVFKNFREILSRKIDPDNIKYISMDMYPAFKGGAREYFPNAKIVYDKFHIVKMMNNAIDKIRRKEYQTNKELGKTRFMWLKNPENLSDREVVKIQSIKDLDTETAKAYRFKLGLQRLWEIKNMEVAREYLDKWYYWGTHSNIKEIITLAKMIKRNSHGILESIKQGISNGVVEGLNNKIKTVFKRSYGLKTEKCRNTMIFLMAGKLRLPTRC; encoded by the coding sequence GTGGACGATAAAGAACTCATTCAACTTGCCTTAGGACTCTCAAGTCCGTGGTATGTGAAAGACATTAATCTTAATGTTTCTAAGAAGAGAATGGATATTTATCTTGATTTTACAAGGGGAACGAAGTTCCCCTGTCCTGTTTGCAACAAACTGTGTGATCTCCATGATACTAAAGAAAGAGTATGGAGACATCTTGATTTCTTCCATCATGAAACATACATTCATGCACGAGTTCCCCGAACAAAGTGTGATGGAGATGATGTAAAACTTGTAGAAGTTCCATGGACAAGACAGAACACTGGATTCACATTGTTTTTTGAAGCATTGATTGTTGCTATGTCTAAAGAAATGAGTGTTTCTTCAATTGCTGAATTAATCAATATTCATGAAAATTCTGTCTGGATAATTCTAGCTCATTATGTTGAAGAAGCAAGATCAAGGATGGATCTCTCTAAGCTAGATACTATCGGGGTAGACGAAATATCTGTTAAAAAAGGTCACAGCTATGTGACTTTGTTCTATGATCTGAAAGAATCAAGAGTAATTCATATTGAAAATGGGAAGAAAAAAAGTGTTTTCAAGAACTTCAGGGAAATTCTTTCCAGGAAAATAGATCCTGATAATATCAAGTATATTTCAATGGATATGTATCCTGCTTTTAAAGGTGGAGCTAGAGAATATTTCCCGAATGCTAAGATCGTTTACGATAAGTTCCATATTGTCAAAATGATGAACAATGCAATCGATAAGATTCGAAGAAAGGAGTATCAAACAAATAAGGAACTGGGTAAAACGAGATTTATGTGGTTGAAAAATCCTGAAAATCTATCAGATCGGGAAGTAGTTAAGATTCAATCAATCAAAGATCTGGATACTGAAACGGCGAAAGCTTACAGATTTAAGCTTGGACTTCAGCGTCTGTGGGAAATCAAAAATATGGAAGTAGCAAGGGAATATCTCGATAAATGGTATTATTGGGGAACACATAGCAACATCAAGGAAATTATCACATTGGCTAAGATGATAAAAAGAAATTCTCACGGGATATTGGAATCAATTAAACAAGGTATCAGTAATGGTGTTGTTGAAGGATTGAACAACAAGATCAAGACTGTTTTTAAGAGATCATATGGATTAAAGACTGAAAAGTGTAGGAATACAATGATATTCTTGATGGCGGGTAAACTTCGTTTACCCACACGATGTTAA
- a CDS encoding YqaA family protein: MIEILSVLVEEHALAGLFIASFLASTILPIGSEAYVVLLISKGFSILPVVMVASIGNYIGACTTYYIGIRGRQDVIEKYFSISDEQLKKTDRLFARYGSFLLLFTWVPIIGDAITATGGIMKLDFRIFSFYVFIGKTARYAALAYLTAGTLMFFQ, encoded by the coding sequence ATAATAGAGATACTGTCTGTACTTGTAGAAGAGCATGCACTTGCTGGTTTATTTATTGCAAGTTTTCTTGCATCAACCATTCTTCCAATAGGTTCGGAAGCTTATGTAGTCCTGTTAATCAGTAAAGGTTTTTCTATTCTGCCTGTAGTAATGGTTGCCTCTATTGGTAATTACATAGGAGCATGCACAACATATTACATTGGAATCAGAGGCAGGCAGGATGTTATTGAAAAGTATTTTTCTATTTCTGATGAACAACTGAAAAAAACCGATAGATTGTTTGCCAGATATGGTTCTTTTTTGTTGCTCTTTACCTGGGTCCCAATTATAGGCGATGCAATTACTGCAACAGGAGGAATTATGAAGCTTGATTTCAGGATATTTTCTTTCTATGTGTTCATAGGAAAAACTGCAAGGTATGCAGCACTGGCTTACCTCACGGCAGGAACCCTGATGTTTTTCCAGTGA
- a CDS encoding PAS domain-containing sensor histidine kinase: MVNLKSNGLQGNDDIRSNSETDVSCTSSRECDNVQSDDSVKNTDSESGNGADFLSPTDRFFMEKGDVYRSLFKYNKAITLLINPENFEIIDANNAACDYYGWSLEVITCMKIQDINLLPPDKILEEMQNAVAEKRNYFLFKHKLADGQIRDVEVYSSPVIVNSKKLLYSIIHDITERKKAEAELNKRNMQLRTAQKIGHIGSWDLNLNSGMMDSSDEAKRIYGYEPDDTIFSLKEVQAVVFPEYRPMMDEAMRDLIGHGVTYDVQFKITRQNDGAVRDIHSIAEYDAEKNTIIGTIQDITERKKVEDALLHAKIVAEAANRSKDEFLATMSHELRTPLTSIIGFSDILMDNMFGELNEKQNRYAGHILDAGNHLLQLINDVLDLSKVEAGKMELQYEYFSLSPAVDEVKTLVSPMAMDKRIKLVIDTDESIGEIHADRTKLKQILYNLASNAIKFTPEKGTVSIISKLSENMVHFCVKDTGVGISENDQAILFQPFRQLNSYTTNEYAGTGLGLALVKKFVEMHNGKVWVDSTVGEGSEFCFSIPVNNSNK, encoded by the coding sequence ATGGTGAATCTGAAGTCTAATGGTCTGCAGGGGAATGATGACATTCGTTCCAATAGTGAAACTGATGTTTCCTGTACTTCTTCCCGTGAATGTGATAATGTTCAATCGGACGATTCTGTCAAAAATACAGACTCTGAATCGGGCAATGGTGCAGACTTTTTAAGTCCTACTGATAGGTTTTTCATGGAAAAGGGTGATGTGTACCGCTCCCTTTTCAAGTACAACAAAGCAATTACCCTTCTCATTAATCCTGAAAACTTTGAAATAATTGATGCAAATAATGCTGCGTGCGATTATTATGGCTGGTCGCTTGAAGTCATCACATGTATGAAGATACAGGACATCAATCTTCTTCCTCCTGATAAAATATTGGAAGAGATGCAGAATGCAGTTGCTGAAAAAAGAAACTATTTCCTTTTTAAGCATAAACTTGCAGATGGCCAGATCCGTGATGTGGAAGTGTATAGCAGTCCTGTAATTGTAAATTCAAAGAAGCTTCTTTACTCTATTATCCATGACATAACTGAACGCAAGAAAGCCGAAGCTGAATTAAATAAAAGAAATATGCAGCTTAGAACTGCTCAAAAAATAGGTCATATCGGAAGCTGGGACTTAAATCTGAATTCTGGTATGATGGATTCTTCAGATGAAGCTAAAAGAATTTATGGGTATGAACCCGATGATACTATTTTCTCTCTTAAAGAGGTACAGGCCGTAGTTTTTCCAGAATATCGGCCGATGATGGATGAGGCAATGCGGGATTTGATAGGACATGGGGTCACCTATGATGTGCAGTTTAAGATCACCAGGCAGAATGATGGAGCTGTACGTGATATTCATTCAATTGCCGAATATGATGCAGAGAAAAATACAATTATAGGTACAATTCAGGATATCACAGAACGCAAAAAAGTTGAAGATGCTTTGCTGCATGCTAAGATTGTTGCAGAGGCAGCAAATCGCAGTAAGGATGAATTCTTGGCTACCATGAGCCACGAATTGAGAACTCCGCTTACATCTATAATTGGTTTTTCTGATATTCTCATGGACAATATGTTTGGTGAGTTGAATGAAAAGCAGAATCGTTATGCTGGCCATATTTTAGATGCTGGTAATCATTTGTTACAACTTATCAATGATGTGCTGGACCTCTCAAAAGTGGAAGCAGGAAAAATGGAGCTTCAATACGAATATTTTTCATTGTCTCCTGCAGTAGATGAAGTAAAAACCCTGGTTTCTCCAATGGCAATGGATAAGAGAATAAAACTGGTCATTGATACCGATGAAAGTATTGGGGAAATCCACGCAGACAGGACTAAGCTTAAGCAGATTCTCTATAATCTTGCCAGCAATGCAATAAAGTTCACTCCTGAAAAAGGTACAGTTTCTATTATTTCAAAACTATCGGAAAATATGGTTCATTTCTGCGTAAAGGATACAGGAGTAGGTATTTCAGAGAATGATCAGGCCATACTTTTCCAGCCATTCAGACAGCTTAATTCATACACCACTAATGAATATGCAGGGACAGGTCTTGGGCTTGCTCTTGTGAAGAAGTTCGTAGAAATGCACAATGGTAAAGTATGGGTTGATAGTACGGTTGGTGAGGGTAGCGAGTTTTGTTTTTCGATTCCCGTTAATAATAGCAATAAGTGA
- a CDS encoding PAS domain S-box protein, with protein sequence MEEKTEYTILIVDDDPLNVRLLEAFLSKHHSVLGAYSGEEALEIIESEPVDLVILDIMMPGMDGYEVCRRIKANESTKIIPVVVVTALSSKDDRIKGIEVGADEFLVKPIDRVEVLTRVRTLLNNKNLYDELKLEKDRVQSYLDIAGCIIVGFDKKGYVKLVNKKCCQVLGYAEKELIGKKWVDIAIPEDEKERVSMVFNSISKGNLELVKVNENSVLTKSKEKRLISWNNSYHKDPDGNIVGVLSSGSDVTEERLATKKLQASESKFRALFENAADAILVFDFDCNVIDANSIASEMLGYSIDELLKTTRYDLVAPEFHGICSEKMSDVMEHQSIRLEMVYMGKDGSRIPVEMGVRIIDYDGNPALLSNVRDITERKLAEKELRESEHKFRLLAENTNDVIWTLNKEGKFTYTSPSVFKLRGYTPEEVAKQSFEEIFPPEHIKTISGAIARFQDHLEAGEIKYSETFEIEQYHKDGSKRWTEAIANPVFDEDGTFEFFLGVTRDISERKKAEEEIKRYTEELARVNEELKSLDRMKDEFISNLSHELKTPLISIKGYSELVHDEVMGPLNSKQKNAMKTVLEKYDHLSFLMDSLIYMSIIKSGKVQYRLDPIRIEDILTKVVENFSFKSEEKDLTISFDFQEHLPLMKGDVEYLPYLFRSIVDNAVKFSPDGSEISICAFEDDGQVHVTVTDSGIGIPEHEIDNIFERFYQIDGSKSRKYGGSGMGLYVSKTIAEIHHGKVWVESTEGSGTTVHIVFPAYSRSS encoded by the coding sequence ATGGAAGAAAAAACCGAATATACTATATTGATCGTAGATGATGACCCTCTAAACGTCAGGCTTCTGGAAGCATTTCTCTCAAAACACCATTCAGTTCTTGGAGCCTATAGCGGAGAAGAAGCTCTTGAAATAATAGAGTCTGAACCTGTTGATCTTGTAATATTGGATATAATGATGCCCGGAATGGATGGATATGAAGTCTGTCGCAGGATAAAGGCAAATGAATCAACGAAAATCATTCCAGTGGTTGTCGTCACAGCTCTTTCTTCAAAAGATGACAGGATAAAAGGAATAGAAGTAGGTGCAGATGAGTTCCTCGTAAAACCCATTGACAGGGTAGAAGTTCTCACACGTGTGCGAACTCTGTTGAATAACAAAAATCTCTATGATGAATTAAAGCTTGAAAAAGACAGGGTACAATCTTATCTTGACATTGCAGGATGTATTATAGTTGGTTTTGATAAAAAAGGCTATGTGAAGCTTGTAAACAAAAAATGCTGTCAGGTTTTGGGATATGCCGAGAAGGAACTCATTGGTAAAAAATGGGTGGATATTGCCATTCCGGAAGACGAAAAAGAACGGGTATCCATGGTATTTAATAGCATATCAAAAGGCAATCTGGAATTAGTAAAAGTAAATGAAAACAGTGTTCTGACTAAGAGTAAAGAAAAGAGGCTCATAAGCTGGAACAATTCTTATCATAAGGATCCTGATGGAAATATTGTCGGCGTACTAAGTTCCGGTTCAGATGTAACTGAGGAAAGACTTGCCACTAAAAAACTTCAGGCATCCGAATCCAAATTCAGGGCTCTGTTTGAAAATGCTGCGGATGCTATATTGGTATTTGACTTTGATTGTAATGTTATTGATGCAAATTCAATAGCATCAGAAATGCTTGGTTACTCAATTGATGAACTGTTAAAAACGACCCGTTACGATCTTGTGGCACCGGAATTTCATGGTATTTGCAGTGAAAAAATGAGTGATGTCATGGAACACCAGTCCATAAGGCTGGAAATGGTCTACATGGGAAAAGACGGATCCCGCATTCCTGTTGAAATGGGTGTCAGAATAATAGATTATGATGGGAATCCTGCACTATTGAGCAATGTACGGGACATAACCGAAAGAAAACTCGCTGAGAAAGAACTCCGTGAAAGTGAGCATAAATTCCGTCTTCTTGCTGAAAATACAAATGATGTAATATGGACTCTGAATAAAGAAGGTAAATTCACCTATACAAGTCCTTCTGTATTCAAATTAAGGGGCTATACTCCTGAAGAGGTCGCAAAGCAGTCATTTGAGGAAATCTTCCCACCAGAACATATAAAAACTATATCAGGTGCTATAGCACGTTTTCAGGATCACCTTGAGGCAGGCGAAATTAAATATTCTGAAACATTTGAGATTGAACAATATCACAAAGATGGTTCAAAAAGATGGACTGAAGCAATTGCAAACCCGGTTTTTGATGAGGATGGGACTTTTGAGTTCTTCCTGGGTGTGACGCGTGATATTTCCGAGCGCAAAAAGGCTGAGGAAGAAATTAAACGTTATACAGAGGAATTGGCAAGGGTAAATGAGGAACTGAAATCTCTTGACAGGATGAAGGACGAGTTCATATCAAATCTGAGTCATGAGTTGAAAACACCTCTGATATCCATAAAAGGTTATAGTGAACTGGTTCACGATGAAGTAATGGGCCCTCTGAATTCCAAACAGAAAAATGCCATGAAAACAGTTCTCGAAAAATATGATCATCTAAGTTTCCTCATGGATTCATTGATCTATATGAGTATTATCAAGTCAGGAAAAGTACAATACAGGCTTGATCCTATCAGAATAGAGGATATCCTTACAAAAGTAGTAGAGAATTTTTCCTTTAAATCCGAGGAAAAAGATCTTACTATTTCATTTGATTTCCAGGAGCATTTGCCTCTAATGAAAGGTGATGTGGAATATTTGCCCTATCTTTTCAGATCCATTGTTGACAATGCTGTTAAGTTCAGTCCTGATGGCTCGGAGATATCGATATGTGCATTTGAGGATGATGGACAGGTTCATGTGACAGTGACTGATTCAGGAATAGGTATTCCTGAGCATGAAATAGACAATATTTTTGAACGCTTTTATCAGATAGATGGTTCCAAGTCTAGGAAATACGGTGGAAGCGGAATGGGTCTTTATGTCAGCAAAACCATTGCTGAGATCCATCATGGTAAGGTATGGGTTGAAAGTACGGAAGGTTCAGGAACTACTGTTCATATTGTTTTTCCCGCGTATTCCAGATCCAGTTAA
- the tpiA gene encoding triose-phosphate isomerase, whose amino-acid sequence MSSTLIVLNLKTYLEGTGEGAVKVAQACKEVADECGIEIGVAPQFCDIYRVASQVDLPVYSQSLDPVGAGSFTGHAFVQSIKDAGAVGTLINHSECRLTLANIDASITTARDAALKTIVCTNNVATSAAAAALGPDYVAVEPPELIGSGIPVSKADPGVVTGSVDAVKRINPAVQVLCGAGISKGEDLAAALELGSVGVLLASGIVKAADPKVALEDLVSKV is encoded by the coding sequence TTGAGTTCTACACTAATTGTCCTGAACCTCAAAACATACCTTGAGGGTACAGGCGAAGGCGCCGTAAAGGTTGCACAGGCATGTAAAGAAGTTGCAGATGAATGCGGAATTGAAATTGGTGTTGCACCACAGTTCTGTGACATCTACCGTGTTGCATCACAGGTTGACCTGCCGGTCTACTCACAGAGTCTTGACCCGGTTGGAGCAGGCAGCTTTACAGGACATGCATTCGTCCAGTCAATCAAAGACGCAGGCGCAGTTGGAACCCTTATCAACCACTCCGAATGCCGTCTTACCCTTGCAAACATTGATGCATCAATCACAACTGCAAGGGACGCAGCTCTCAAAACAATAGTCTGCACCAACAACGTTGCAACATCAGCCGCCGCCGCAGCACTCGGTCCTGATTATGTTGCAGTTGAACCCCCAGAGCTTATCGGCTCCGGCATCCCTGTATCAAAAGCAGACCCTGGAGTAGTCACTGGTTCAGTTGATGCAGTAAAGAGGATCAACCCTGCAGTACAGGTTCTCTGTGGTGCAGGTATATCAAAAGGTGAAGACCTTGCAGCAGCTCTTGAACTTGGTTCTGTGGGAGTTCTGCTGGCATCTGGTATTGTAAAGGCTGCAGATCCGAAGGTAGCGCTGGAAGACCTTGTGAGCAAGGTCTAA
- the nth gene encoding endonuclease III: MYAEDVVSRLWELYPSGYYHINKDPFYLLISTVLSQRTRDEVTIPTTQKLFSVFGTVQQMAEADVDEIQELIKEVGFYRVKSQRIIDISRIILQDYGGVVPDSMDELLKLPGVGRKTANCVLGYGFEQDVIAVDTHVHRISNRMGLVETSDPDETEKELEKVLSKEEWKDINGLMVLFGKNICRPVGPKCDVCIMDDICPKLI; encoded by the coding sequence ATGTACGCTGAAGATGTAGTCTCAAGGCTGTGGGAATTGTACCCGAGCGGATATTATCATATTAACAAGGACCCTTTCTATCTTTTGATATCCACAGTCCTTTCCCAGCGCACAAGAGATGAGGTAACCATTCCAACCACGCAAAAGCTTTTCAGTGTATTTGGTACGGTTCAGCAAATGGCAGAGGCAGATGTTGATGAGATACAGGAACTAATTAAAGAAGTGGGATTTTATAGGGTGAAATCCCAGCGTATTATCGATATTTCACGCATCATTCTACAGGACTACGGCGGAGTTGTTCCTGATAGTATGGATGAGCTTCTCAAACTTCCAGGTGTTGGGAGGAAGACTGCTAATTGTGTACTTGGGTATGGATTTGAGCAGGATGTCATAGCAGTTGATACTCACGTGCATCGGATATCCAATCGCATGGGACTTGTTGAAACCTCCGATCCCGATGAGACCGAAAAAGAGCTTGAGAAGGTGCTATCGAAAGAGGAATGGAAGGACATAAACGGTTTGATGGTGTTGTTCGGCAAGAATATATGCAGGCCTGTCGGGCCGAAATGTGATGTCTGCATCATGGATGATATTTGTCCGAAGCTCATTTGA